A region of the Mangifera indica cultivar Alphonso unplaced genomic scaffold, CATAS_Mindica_2.1 Un_0055, whole genome shotgun sequence genome:
TCATCAATTCAACCAGTCTGACTGGGAATCGACGTCATATCCATTGCGAGTTAtgattaaaattcattttaccCATCAGATCAAATTGACCTAGAGTTGTGTTGGGTGAATGGTAGTGAATCAAGGTTTATTCGTAGAGTTTTCTTCTAGGTTAATACTTTAATAGTGTAGGGCTGCTCTCTCTGGTAGCTGCCACTGCCCTAACCACCAGTGTGACCAAATTTCATCTGCTTTCTGAAATGGGGTCCAATTacatttaatacataaattaggaGAAGCTTGCTTAAACCTTAAGACTTGAGCAACGGCATGAGCATTCAGTTTTGAATTCTTAATtaggtaataaataatatatcaacatataattaaatattattttatctttaatttaaaattattaaattatatgatgatataatatttaaatacttaattaaatatttaaaaccaaatatacataattttattgttattattttgttttattttttattgcacAAAATCATACAAAGTCTAGACATATTAATAACAGTAGCAGTTGGTGTTTGCATATAGATTTCACCAGTTGAGAACTTTGTTAGGCCACCAGATTTATACACACAGTGAATAAATTATGCAAGACAGTCACAAAATGGGGATGATCATATGCCAACTATTTCAACCAaaactttatcatatttttgCCCTATAGATTTTACTATGcattatgtatgtatgtatgtatgtatatgtcaACTTCAATCtctttcaaatattcaattGTTTGTAATAAATATGACTAAACATTCTATGGACcttagattttcaaaaatttatattgaccaaaaaaaatcaaagtctaGGACACGTTACCAAAATTGACTTAATGTCACTAGGTTTCCATTTCAGTTTTGATTTCTATTTAGAATCAACTTATTTCAAATAggttttaatttcaaattttgtgaaatGGAATTGTGCAAGTTTGTTATAATTCCAACCCTCTAAAGAATCAAAAACgattcaaaaattgaatttagaaCCATACTTAGGTTATCTGATCAAAAAcccaacataatttttttttttcatatctttGTAACAAATCATCATCGTTTTATCATAACATATGAAAAAAAccgaaaaattatatttcaacaCTTCACCCCCTTGCTTTGCACACGaaagtttccaaatttttcattaaagtcACCCACAATATCATTTTTCTGTCTTATCTATTGTTCAGTACGAACAAGAATGATAGGTGtgtttctattttgttttgtttgtaaaaagtttacaattttgtaatctttgtttgctttttgtttgtgtcaatggttttttttttttttcaagtttaatgtctctctttttttgtttcattttaatgCCATTTCtggtatgtatgtatgtatggtgCATGTATTTTAGAAAATGAGGATGAGGGTGTTCTTTAATCATATGAAGGGTGGAGCTTTTGTTGTCctcttaaatattttcaataagaaaTGGTCAAAATTtcagtatttttttataaaaaaaattgatttattgaatgattaaaaaataagtttattcaataaaaataaaagtgatagTTTGATCCTACTAATTAAGTGTGATTATCtcttttgttaatgatttttagGTGAAAGTTTTGAGCTTTAGCTTTTCTTctcaaaaaatttctttaatgaATTTGTTCTCGTAAtctatatgtttaatatttgtaaaaaatatatcttaaaaaataaatttttgtccgataaaaaatttataggtGAATAGTACCAAATATTTAGAATTTGAACTAATCGGATAAATTTAAGATAAGAACATATTTATGtagaattcaattttaatacataaatctTAAGATTCGaccaattttgattttgattttgatttttacaaCAAAGCACTTTGACAAGTACACCCTTAaagattttatctttttgtggGAATTCCAATTGgtaatcaaaattaatgttgacattttcttttttccatgtGTATAATAAGTATGATCATATAAAGTCTCTTTAGCTATAGAATTTAATAGAATTGACAGTCAAAAGTATTCCTCTAATagtcatattaataaaatgttttcatttaaatgcataaaaatcaaataagctATTTCCTCATgctatataaaattaacaaaagccCCAAAATATCCTTTTGTAGGTTAACATTTTCCATGATTATGTCATTATCTCTTgaataatctaatttaattagcaCTAATGACAGCCCTAGACTTTAATAAAAAGGACAGTGCCTCTATAATTCAACAGAGTCTTAATTCCTTTTCATCAAATACATCAAGGAATCAAAATCACTTAGATGGGTACCCACTTGACCTAGAATTTAATCAAAATGGATGGCTAGGGTGATGTCTTTTAGGGGTAATTTggtctttttattattattatgactatgaagtcatttttttttttttttgtgtagtTGTTGGGGACAATAAAGTCTGAAAATGAAtaccataattaattatttattcccTTTAGTTGAATTATtaggaaatttaattttttaaagaaatatttaatttaatagaaaGCATGCATGCACCACCCTAACTACAATTCTAAATGCTTagtacatttaattaatttttttataaaaaatataattataaaaaattgagtcATTTCCAGCAAAATTTCATATacgatatataattatttttaatgtttgtattttaaaaataaatttaaactgaattgaatCTAAATAATGGTTAACTAACTAAAGTTCGTGATTGGTTTAATTATTTGCAAACAATAATATAAGAGAAAACGATGATAAGTTgcaaaataagaacaaaaataatcataaaaaaaaataaattattaaagtaaaagaaacgaattgaaaaaaaaaattatcgatgAGATAAACTTCAATACAATTACATCAATAAgcttttatcttaaattaaaataaaaattcaatttgaatttgattttttttaacataaagtaGTTTGATAAGAATCCAACCCCTAAATTGATGGTTAGATAGTCtataattattagttatatttattcataaataagaataatctatatgtaaattactattttattaaaaaaaattatttttttctcatatgtaatatataatttttacaataagattaattttatatataatttctaaaatcatatgataaaataaatttatcaattaagatataatgatatatacaaACTATGGATTATATTcaccaattttttaattaaagatatttttatttattaaatatatttccaAGAAATTtgtaatacataattaaaaaaaaaacatgtttcaCATGCTTTCTtgtatttaattgatttcaaataattgaaataaaaatgtaataattattttgactacttacaataattattaatttaagagaTAATTAATTAGACACTTATCttgaaaaaacacaaaataataatttttcaacttcCGAAAGTGCAGAGgaagttttattttctttaaatttcccCATTGTTCGCGGCGTCACTCTGGTGTTTTTTTCTCCCTTGTTccactttcttcttctccttgttCGCCTACAAAAGCCCCTCAAAACGAATAACTTCAAGCTGACTCTGAGCTGAAACAAGATGAAGAAACTGAAGACTTATTATATGCAAATACGACATCACAATGCCCACCAAACAACAGTCGAAAGAAAATGGATTTTTCCTCTTGCAATCGGCTCAATACTCTCTCTATTCCTCCTCTTTCTCACCACTTTAACTTCACCGGACGGCACGCCGCTTTTGCCGTTTTATCGTTCATTTTCGTTTTCTGGGTCTTCAATTTTTGTTGAATCCAAACTTCAGCCTATTCCTGTTGTTACACTGCCTCCGTCTCCACGTTTTGCTTACATGATCTCCGGATCTGTGGGGGACGGTAACATGACGAAACGTACCCTTTTGGCGCTGTATCATCCTAATAATGTTTATGTTCTTCATTTGGATAGGGAGGCGTCTGATGCCGAGCGTTTAGATCTGAAGAATTTTGTCGATGAGCACCCTTTGTTTGTGCAGTTTCGGAATGTTAAGGTGATTGGTAAGGCCAATCTTGTGACTTATAGAGGGCCTACAATGGTGGCCACTACGTTACATGGGGCTGCAATTTTGTTGAGGGAAGGTGGAGAGTGGGATTGGTTTATTAATCTCAGTGCATCTGATTATCCACTTGTGACTCAGGATGGTTAGTGAAgcttggttttttatttttctttttttcagattAATGATGTTTTTGAATCTGGGTTTAGTATGGTTTTGATTAAGTTTGGTGGGTTTGATCTAACCTTAATTAGGTTTTGTTTAAATTGTGGGTTTTCAATCTGagttttaatcaattttgtcttgtttttgTGGCTTTGTGTTTTCTAGATCTGTTGCATACGTTTTCGTATTTGCCGAGGGATCTGAATTTCATTGATCATACTAGCAATATTGGGTGGAAAGAGTAAGTTTTAATTCACTTTGTTTTTTGTTCATGCTTTTGctggttttgattttaattttggagCTCACCTGTGAAGTTTGATTGTGGTTGTGTGGTAGGTTCCAGAGGGCGAGACCGGTAATAATAGATCCAGGGTTGTACATGACAAAGAAAGCTGATGTATTTTGGGTTACACAGAAGAGGAGTGTACCATCTGCATTTAAACTCTTTACAGGTGTGCAAATTCTAGCTTTTCtcagtgtgtgtgtgtgtatattcTGTTTATGCATAAATACTGCCGTTTATATCTCTTACTTTGActtattatctatttatattgtATGTTGTTTGCCAatataaagatgaaattttgaaaaaagttgTAAAGAAACCATATAAATGGTTGAGCTGCTGAGTTGTGCAGGCGTTTTAGTTTACTGTGTCAATAATTATGAAGTTTCTAACAGTGTCAGGGTTCATTGACTGAAGGCTCTAACAGGGCAGAGTAGACTGACTGAGTCATAATATGTAGTTACATTTCTCgttatttattttggatgaatcagttttacttgattttggtaagatatgatatttatttggAATCTCCGTTGAAATGGGATTTCTTAGAGAAGTTGAGACAGTTGGGGGAACTGAGTCCAAATTTTGATCTAAAAACGGAGGAAAATATGTTGAAGAGCTGCTTAAAATCATACAAGTTTGGGATATTACCTGAATGAGTAGATTCATGTTGTTTTAGCATTAGcttgaaatgaaaattataatggaGGGTTGGCAGgctttgttttaaaatatatgttccAGTGTTATGCTGGCTGCGATGAGTCTTATTTTCACTTATTTACCAACAGATGCAGAATTCAGGAAACAATGTttagttttcttaaaaaatttgaccaaGGTAAAATTTAGTTGGAAATTCTTGTGATTTCTGACTTCAACATTCTTTCTAATGCTCTGCCTTGTAATCCTAGCAATGGCAAATGacattttagttgttttcatGTTATAATTAGTTGCTCTAGATCTTCTAAGGTTAGAATACCCAGCATCAAGGTCATTATTATACATGTTATCAGCATTCAGCAGAATCATGCACTTTTGTTTAACATTTTACTGCCCCCTTATGTCCTTATAACATATGTAGATATCTTATTAGAGATGATTATTGTTTTTGCACcaattatatattagaataGAATGGCAGGGAAAGTGATTAATGATTTAGTTGGGCGACAACAATTTTCGAAAActcatcatctattttgactgTCCTTTTACCTGAAGTTATTTGGAAGAGGCATGTTGATTGAATTATTATGTGATACTATTAATGTAACCTGCAGTTTAGGATAGGTGCATATCATTGATTTAGTATGGCTTTGCTTGTTCTTTATCAGGATCATAATATTTTCTAAgatcttttcttttctcaagtTGCATTTACTTTGTGAGATGATTTGACCATTTGTTCCTTGGTTGCTGCACAATAGTACATGCTGTTCTCAACTATGATGTGATATTAGATATTTCATCAGTCATTGgtaaatttcatttgttaatttcagAATTGTAGTTCCTGATCCtttataagttttaatcttTGTTATTATTAGCCACTACAAGGTTATGTTAAGTGGCTTGTTTTCTTTAAGTAGGGTTTGAGCAAAGCTCATATGTTTGAATGGTGCTCGACAGTAGAGGTCCTTACTATGCCCCCTTTTGCAATTGATATTACTTTTTGTGGGTGGGTTGCTGAAACCAAACATTTACACTTATCTGTCATAGGATCTGCTTGGATGGCACTTTCCCGGCCTTTTATTGACTACTGCATCTGGGGATGGGACAACCTACCACGGACTGTCCTCATGTACTATTCAAATTTCTTGTCTTCCCCAGAAGGTTACTTCCACACCGTCATCTGTAATGCTCAAGAGTTCCGTAACACCACTGTCAATAGTGATCTCCATTTCATTTCATGGGACAATCCTCCTAAGCAGCATCCACACTACCTTCAAGATGCTGACATGAGAAGGATGGTTGACAGCAATGCCCCATTTGCAAGAAAGTTCCCCCGTGACAATCCTGTGCTTGACAAAATTGATGCGGAGCTCTTGTCCCGAGGTCCAGGAATGGCTACTCCTGGTGGTTGGTGCATAGGAACAGGGGAAAATGGGACAGATCCATGTTCTCTTATTGGTAATACCACTAGCCTCAGGCCTGGCCCTGGAGCCAAAAGGCTTGAAACTTTGATAAGCTCCCTGTTGTCAAGTGAGAAATTCCGGCCAAGACAGTGCAAGTAACAAGAACTGAAGTCTACTGTAGGAGGTGCATCCCATTTATTTTGGGTTAGTTTATATCAGAAGACGAAAAAGGATATGACCAAGTAATCAGTTTACCTTCTAGTTGAGAAGATAGAAATTAAGCACGCAGAAACTATATATGATCTCTGGATTGTAGAGTTGGATTCTCTGGTTGGTACAGTCACATGAAAGAGATGGATTTCCAGGAAGATTTCAGCTACGGAGCTGGGAGTACACCTGTAATACTCTGGTATAAATACTGAGCTTGTTATTCTGTCTTAGTATCCCAATTTCTTTGCCCCTTTTCATTTCCCACATGCATTTGCCTTGATCGAACACCAAGCCTGTTCAGGACTTGGATTGATGTCATGGAAGAGTATTTGGCTAAAACTGtgttacaaaaagaaaattcaatggAAGAATCATATAACAGATGAAAATTCTTAGAAACTTTTGTTACTTGCCTTGTGCATTATTGAGCTGCTTCTATTTGCTCACCTTTCAGTTACTATAATGGTTTGGTGATTCCATTTTCATatccaataaaactatttgcATTTTTGGATACCGGTGATGATATGTCATAATGTGTTTAAGTGatgttgaattaaatataatattatatctaattatatgtaaCACATCGTTATTAATACTATGGATTGCTATAACTAGTGGACTGATGTGTTAGGTAATTTAGTAGCTGGGCTGGATTGATCTGGGCTGAGCTTGTGATCCTATTTGGCATCAGTTTAAATCCAAAAAAAGCCATCAGCATTGTATTCAAATCTCTTCGTTTATGACAACAAACCTCAACTTTGGTTTGAACCTCATTCTTtttatctaaattcaaatttgaacttatttaacattgttaattataattaaaacttactaatacataaataaatggtttattattaaactaaaaccaaCATATACAACATGGACTTATTACTAATCCTTTGAATCTAGCATCGAGGGGAGTCATCcttggattttgttttatttcaaacCTTTAGAGAGTTGATTTTGCTAATCTTCAAAGCAAAGTTTAGGTATGGTCTTAACCCATAAAGAGCCGTTTTAAGTTAGTAAATTTACCCTAAAgataaaaactaatatataaataaattattcttttgtaTGATTAATACAGAAgaattcattaacaaatatatttattgtaaacaaaaatataaaataatattaactctGTTAAACATAAACTTATTTTGAGTGAATCGAAATAAATCAtgtattctttttctttactgGTTATAGTAGTTTGAATATGATTATTACATTATTGTTTTCATATACTCTATAATTCGTTCAATTGTTATATATAACCTCAATTGTCCAAGAATACGAAGAAGTAATTATATAAACCTTGTCTTCTTGAAGCGAGCAAAAGCTGGTTTATACCTTAAGGAATAGCCTGCATGGAGAATCATTTAGCTCAAAAACAAGAGATTCAACAGATTGTTTCCATTACAAAATTAATCAGAAAGTTTGTAATAATCGTTCAGTAATGTCATATTAGTTTGTCTGAGTTAAGAGTTATcgataaaaaaaatgcaattaatAAAATACCATGTCCAGCTTATTTTTTGGTAATGTCTAGGATGGCAGAAGCACAATTATCCACTGAATACTTGAAGAGATGATAACATATGGTCAGAAGGAAATTAATAAGACGATTACCTTGTTAATCTCTCTGGAAGCAAATCTGGAAGGTGGGTTTgggatgattttttttttttttttttgtaacgaaAAACTCTACCAAAGCTGAACCATCCAAGTAAATCAAGAATTTGATCTTAAAATACTCTTGTTTTGCCACTGAAACAAACCCTTAGGGCTGAAGAAATATTGACAAACATGGAAGACATGTGAGGCTTCAGCCCTAATCCATAATACATAAACCATAAATATgtgtgtacacacacacacacacacacagagggAGCCTTAGATTCCTTGTAATCGATATAGAAAGAAGTGATGACTTGTGGTTGATGTATGCATGGCAGGAATAAGCCAAGAAGCTTTCCGAACTGCTCTAATCTAAGCTCTCTTGCCAAAATCCAAGCCCTCACACCTTCCTTTTCGCTCCCTTATCTATGCAATTTAATGCATACAAAAAATTGTCGCTAACATTATAACAGGGAGGTGGCATTGTGGGGAGGAGCTAGCTAGCTAATTATCAccaataattaatgttaatttataattatgcaACATATCCCAGAGCCTTATATACGTAATCTACGATGATTTTTTATGCcctttttatatacaaattgtcAACTATCTAAAGATCTGGAGCAGCCCAGAGAGATCTCCTTTGACCATAATGGGTCCATCAAATATTCTACTCTAATAATTTGGCTTACTAAGAAAATATTGTCAACTTTGAACAAATAACTCCTAAATTTAAAAGCTTATAAACTCTTTTAAAATGCATATACATATCTAACAATTCTCTGATGCAGGATTTATACTGCAAACTTTTATGATTGAAGAGCATAAAATTGAATGGAAAATAGGATTTAGCAGCATGGGATGTGCAATCATGCGATGacatgaaagataataaattaatagtggCATTAAGAGGAGAGGAGTGAAACAAAATCTGGGGGAGTTTAAAGAATAAAGTCCTCTAATGATACTgaatttaactaattaattaatgtttaacCCATGGGAAATTAAATCTATTGTCTAATCCACCATTGAAAGATACAAGACGTGCATGAAAAAAGATATgccttgcttctttttcttcttataagGGCTTCATTGTTAATGCTTTTAATCCATGATTGGTTGCTCTCAGTGATGCGAACAAAACAATAGCCCCAAGAATTACACACTTGCAGACGATAACTTTTccataaaaaaagagagagcaCAAATTCCAAGCATACCTCAATCACATCCTAACTAAAGATTGTTTGGTCTAAACTGTATTACATTAACATATATGAGATATTGTTATCTAATCACTGGTTGGGAATTCCATTTTCTAGTGAGAGGATAAGAGGTGCAAGGAACAATGCTCTATGGGTGTCTATTTACCGCTCTTTAtcatatataagataaaatattattcattgttTGTTCTTACCTATAGTTTAAGTTTCTCTCATAAAGAATCgttttgtaatatatttattatgataagAGTGTTGAGTAAAACAATATTAACTCCGTTAACATAGTCTAACAGCATTATAGGAGAATTCTTTACCTTCTCTTTGccaatttgttgatttttatatgtaaaatacAGGGCTAAACTTTCTAATATTTTGTAGCGGGAAATTTTTCAGTTGACATAACTTAAGACGGTGTgaagtaaatttatatttaaaataggccaaaggactgtttcccacccaaggtatgttttaTCTGCAAATTCCcatccattaattttgaaaaactcatttacctacccatgggctgttaaaaaaaaaaagtcaggtTGACGGattcaagggcaaaatcatcattttatctgtaatattaaaaataaacttaaatttaattttttttttacccccaaaccctaacaactaacaattttccttcaacccaagtttttaaaaataacattttctcccctaaggttttcaaacttttggattgaatttttcggCAACGACCGACGATCTCCAGGCGATGTCTCTTCCTCCTTGGTGTCTTCTCTTTCCAACCGTACAACGTCTTCCCCTCCTAGGCGTCATCGTCGACGAAGACGTGTCATCTTCCTCGACGATAACATCATATAACGTCGAAAGTGTACAACTAGAAGGAGGGGTCATcggagagggagagtaggtgcttggagatTATCGGTCATTGccaaaaaaattggatctaaagtttgaaaatcctAGGagaaaaaatacagtttttgaaaacttgggttgagagaaaagtgttagtttttagggtttaggagaaaatgatataactaatagaCTCAGTTAAGTTTAACGGTCCATaaatggataaatgagatttttaaagttaacaagaGAACTTCGAGAATTCAATatagtttgggtggaaaatagtcctttggcctttaaaataaaataaatttaagggGTTTTATaccattaaacaatattattatgcCACActttaatgaatatataaagataattgaaatttaCCATTGATGGTGACAATATATTGGAGTTTGTCAACAAAAGCAGCTAGATGGTGGCCGCTCCAACACAAGACCCTTTCCAATAATAATCTTTGAAATTCTCTTATCTCATACCATGATGTCACATGCATGATGAAAGTAAGAAACCtcagttattatttttttatttgtatagtTGGTAGTAAAAGTAAAATCTTTACTGCAAAATCAATGTATAATTCTAATTAATCATTGAATGGTCGTATATGGACGTGAAACCGACAATAATAGAGTTGGGTCTTCTTCATCCAACTAGATCCAGCTCTAGCCTTACTTTAATGAAATTCTAGCACCACAAGTTGTTTATGGACAAGAAACCAACCATGGCTCTTGTTAATGTTAGATTTTATTGAACGTAAAcaggataaaataacataataacatttattatGTCTACCTCAATCATAACCtttaaatataatgaatttatttttaataattatttaaattcatttataaattaatattaaattatttgattttattaaaaaaataataattaatgctaacgtagataaaaaaatttctaaacattaaaacacataaaaataaacatatgaGTCACCATGGATTTATTCATGAGCCTCAAACTTATGATATATATGGGAAGATGAACAAGAAGAAATGGAGTAAAACTATTGAAGGAAATTAAAGAACCATATTTGCATGCGTACCTCAAAATCTTAACTACAAATGCTCGTTAATATGCACTGCGTTAAGATGTGTAGAAGTGTGAGAAAATAGCAAGAAGTGGAAGAGTATCTTATCGGAGGATGGTGGCACTTGCGGCTGATTTTTAACACACATGAAGCAGGTGCCACCACTCCTGCGACAAGAAGCCCTCAGCTccttttattctctttcttcttgCTTTCGCCAATCTCCATGCAAGGCTAGCTCTTACTGCTTCATCGTACAATTTtattccctctctctctctctcggcTGCCTTCATTTTTAGCCCTTCAATGATATGTAAAGAAGCTATTGCCATTGGGCATACATAAAGGCCGACTTATTTTCgttcaaaatatctttttatctcaagttttttttttttttgttaattttaaaaattttaaatacttatttataaataattaaaattaacaatgttcagataaaatcgttattttagcaataatattaaaaataaactaaaatttaatttttttcttttcttaacccttaaaaattaaatttttttttaacccaagttttaaaaaataacatttttctcctaAGATTTAGTTTTTAGATCTTTGGTATCAAATTCGACTCCATCACTAACGACGAGTATCTTTCGATGCCTCTTTTCCCTTCTACGGTCAAGCTTCTGTAGTTTGGAAGCTTGGATAATATCGATTGATATCGAAAATAACTTCTAATTTCATTAGGAAGATGAAGTTATTCGTTTTCCCTAACGAAATATTATCTCCTATTAAGTTTAGAATTGTTAGCCAAAAGGGGAGATGGTGAGAGAGTGACCgtcaaaggaaaagaaaggagatGTTATTGGAGAAGTGCTAGAGATGGCTCGGAGTttagaaactaaaccctaagggggaaaatgttattttttaaaatttggtttataggagaaattattaatttttaagatttaagaaaaaaaaaacaataaaattttaaagaaatttttaaaattaagagacgAGAACAAGATAAAAGAATACTTTgtgtggaaaatagtcctttggccatatatGAATGCCAAACTCGAGGACCAAGTGGAAAGTGGGTGCAAAAAATCTAAGCAAATAATAGgccatctctctctcttaataataatattaataagttAACAacccaattaaaaattaattgtctTGTCATTATTCAGTCAACTTCACAATATTTTTGGCCttttatcttcatcatccaTTTCATTATGCTTGTCCAGTCATTTCATCTGTTAGtgctattaatttaattaagggCATCTTGGTTTCTTTTCATTGTACTGCATAATGGGTTGTTAATACAACTGGTCCCCTTAATTAAATGATTGACTCTGAAACTAAATGGATGAATTGAtaccaattaattaaattaatttcttttcatttttccaaTTATAGGCTCCTCAAATTGGAGACTGCACAGATAGTTTTCAATAATATGCAACTCTTCAGGTCACGGGATGCAACCCACCATAGCCTCGCTCATCTCGTCTTGTCATCATCATTCTCCGATCCTTTGGATTCCGATGATGACCTTTGTTTTTTACCGCAAGACAGGGAGATTCGTGCTTGTTTGTCTCCAAGTGATCTGTTAAAGAACGGAGAGAGAAATACTGGCTTTTCGGAAAATTGGAGAAAACAAGAATATGCAtgtagaaaaaaattacaaatgaatataaaaattaacctTAATTTCTGCGATAGCACTACAAATTTGAACATGTTTGTTCAAATTCAATGCTGACTAGAGCACATTTTGGGCTTTCGCTTTCAACTGAGAAGCAAGTCGAATGCCAGTCAGTTCACTGAACAGGAGATCCAAACGGGCACATTTATCTTGTTCAACTTTATGCTAAAGTAGAATT
Encoded here:
- the LOC123206996 gene encoding beta-glucuronosyltransferase GlcAT14B-like, which produces MKKLKTYYMQIRHHNAHQTTVERKWIFPLAIGSILSLFLLFLTTLTSPDGTPLLPFYRSFSFSGSSIFVESKLQPIPVVTLPPSPRFAYMISGSVGDGNMTKRTLLALYHPNNVYVLHLDREASDAERLDLKNFVDEHPLFVQFRNVKVIGKANLVTYRGPTMVATTLHGAAILLREGGEWDWFINLSASDYPLVTQDDLLHTFSYLPRDLNFIDHTSNIGWKEFQRARPVIIDPGLYMTKKADVFWVTQKRSVPSAFKLFTGSAWMALSRPFIDYCIWGWDNLPRTVLMYYSNFLSSPEGYFHTVICNAQEFRNTTVNSDLHFISWDNPPKQHPHYLQDADMRRMVDSNAPFARKFPRDNPVLDKIDAELLSRGPGMATPGGWCIGTGENGTDPCSLIGNTTSLRPGPGAKRLETLISSLLSSEKFRPRQCK